The stretch of DNA tcctcaagatttagtggtgtaatgtcaggcagaccattgacaaaaatcctggccagTTTTAACTGGTTTACAGGCATGAAAAACCTCACCTAGCTAGACAACCAGTATGATCAACCATGAACAAGCTTTTCGACCACCAGCATCACAAAGATGTTTGTCAAGCATGACCAGTAAGATTAAGCTGGTTGGCCAATATTACAATCATAACCAATCATAttttaccagcatgactaataaGACTGAGCTGGCAGACTGGCATGATCAAGCATgaccaaataaaataatataaaaacatctaaaaccagttaccagcaaaattataaaaaattacaTCACAACTTGGGGGATTACATCAAATAGCCTCTTTACGCCAGGATGAATTACCTGACACGtctattgtttttatttcttctgCAGGCTTTTTTTTAGCACTTGTGACATTTTTGATGCATTCTCTGCTGAAAAACCCAGCTCTAAATCTTTCTTTTTACAAATGGCAGAGTCCTGTCAGGATCCTTAACCACCTGACAGTCTAAATACATTCAGAGAAAAGCTTCAAATAGCCCACGCTTATCGAGCTTAATGGGACAAGTAGGTCCCTTCCTCTCAGAGCATCCCAAAACTGCCAGTCTGAGGCCTGAACCTAGTTAGAGAACTCCAGTTAGAGGGTTCTCCGTGCTTGCTTTTGGGATGTGTCCTCTATTTTAAGATGCACGAGCTTGATGATGAATATTGGCTGCTTTTGTAAAACGAAAGGTTTCGATGTTGTTTTGAAGTAGGTGGAAAACCCAGAGGAGCATCTACAGACGTTAGATCTGTTAGGAGTCAGTGTTTTCTCCGCTCTCCGTGCTACAGCGTATCTGGGGCAGATACACAGCTTCATCAACTGCTGCATCAACATGTATTTTTGACAAGAGAAGATATTTTGGTTAACCCTACTGAGGCAGATGTCAGATTCCACAGATTAGATGGGTTGATCAGCTTAGATCTTATTTAAGATGCACATTAAATGCAAACAAATTAGGAGAACAACTGATAACAGCTGCTTTTTTCTTaagaattagtgttttttttttgttaattttcatttATTGATAAGGGGAAATCTTGTGTGATAAGGGGCACatactgtttgtgtgtttgtgttggcgCATATTGTGAAGAAGTTACACGAAAAATTGCAATATCTGTTCAATATAATTAGTGTGATGTTTTGTCTACTTTTTCCCCCCACGTTTTGTTTTTatcttcattttattttcatattcCCTACATGACTTCAGTAATGACCACAATTTTTGCTGATCTCAGTATTGCCCACTAGGTTTTTCCTAGTAGGAAGAGGCCATTTATGTGTTTGAGTTAGTgtgttaactttgtttcaaaacagtgtttttgtttcatttaagcAACAGTAGGAATTCTGTTTGGTGAGAatgtgaatgagagagaaaggccaattgttGTTTGCATTTACTATAATCAGTGGCAAATATCCTGGGTGCAATATATcgtcaataataataaaaaatatattattgtgacaggcctaattttcCCCTTTTTGATTTTCCACTGCCTTGTTCCCTGTATGATCCTGCAGTGTTTCCCCATGACCCCCgtgttcttcctcttcttcacgaatgcttctctctctccctgagcGCCGAAAGGAGTAACCTAGCGAGCTTTTGCTGCAGGATGTTATAAATGAAAATTTAGCCAAAGTTCCATCAGCTTTGTCAACAGGGCATGATGTGTGTTCCAGAGCCTGTTTAGCTCAATAAGACGTCCGTGCCGCTTTGTTTAACACCTCTGCCGAGGTTCAGTGATGTCAAGTCATTTATTAAATCCAATATACGATATGACATGCAGTTCacatattttattctaatttgtctctctttcttataGTCTATGCTAAAATTGACTGACACCATGCATTAACATGTAAATGTCCCCTAATCCAAGCAAACACTACTTATATGACAGGGTTTGCAGAGACGTTCTGCGTATCACTGCTTTCACTGAAAATTACATTACCTTTCGTTTTTAGAATAAGAGAGAAACTTTTATTGTAGTGTACTTTTAGGATGATAAATTGCTTACGTTTTAAAGTATTAAAGACTGTCGTAGACTAAACTTATGCAGTAAAATTGTTTTATGTACAGTAGTTTTGCTATGCAATTTTACTGCATATGTAGAGTCATTTCTGGCAGTTTGAATACATAAGTACACTTCTGTTAAAAATTTCATGCCTGATAATCTATGGTAGAATGCTATAAGTCACATTGCGTTTGTTTGTATAAATGATCCTCTTTGCTCCTATAAAAAGAGTTGCAGTAACAATACAAATGTATattcttcttttttctgttccactgaaaaaaattaaaggcaCTGTGCTCTTGAATCTCAGCCTCAAAAAAAGGAACACACATCACTTGTTCAGTTACAAAGAAAGATAAAGGAATctataaattttacatttacaagATCCTGCAACGAAGGCGTTGTAAGTTACTCTTTCTGGGCATCGCAGGTTCCTGCAGCACCGACGTCAAGGAAAACCGCAACCTGGACAACGTCTCCTCCAAAGAGGGGACAGGCATGCCTGAGCAGCTCCCCAATGGCGGTGGAGGAGGGGGGCGTAAGCGCCCCCTGGAGGAGGGCAATAACGGTCACGCGCACCCCAAATTCAGGCCCAAGAAGCGCAAGAAAACCCCGGGGCCTGTTCTGCCCAAGAACGCCTTGATGCAGCTGAACGAGATCAAGCCAGGTCTCCAGTACAAGCTGCTGTCTCAGACCGGTCCGGTGCACGCCCCTGTCTTCGTCATGACCGTGGAGGTGAACGGGCAGCTATTTGAGGGATCAGGTCCCACCAAGAAGAAGGCCAAGCTGAATGCAGCAGAGAAGGCACTGCGGTCCTTTGTTCAGTTCCCCAACGCCTCAGAGGCGCATCTAGCCATGGGCCGTACTCTAACCGTCAACACGGACTTCACCTCGGACCAGGCCGACTTCCCCGACATGCTCTTCAACGGCTTCGAGACGCCTGCACCCCCCGAGGACCCCTTCTACCTGGGCTCTAACGGCAACGGCTCCCTGAACCCACTGGGAGAGTACACGGTGCCCCCTGCGGCAGGCACCAACAGCCTCGCACAAGCTCCACTGCCCCCTCCCTCCTCCTTCAGCTCGTCCTCCAGCGGCAAAAACCCAGTCATGATCCTCAACGAGCTGCGGCCGGGCCTTAAGTACGAGTTTGTGTCTGAGAGTGGTGAGAGTCATGCCAAGAACTTTGTCATGTCTGTGACGGTGGACTCGCAGACCTTTGAGGGTTCGGGCAGAAACAAGAAGCTGGCTAAAGCCCGCGCTGCACAGGCTGCCCTGTCTGCACTGTTCAACATGCAGCTGGACCAGACCCCATCCCGCCAGCCCATCCCCAGAGAGGGTCTGCAGCTGCACCTGCCCCAGGTATGAGCCTCGTTAAAAAAGCCATGTTTGTTTTGCAAAACAATCGGTTTTCTGTTAGAATAGAGCAAAATTCTGTATTTATTCCCGTACTAGGAATTCCGGGTCAaaattgtgtttctgtgtttctgtgcatatttttttccataaaagCCACcagatcctctgaattatgaagATATGAACTAATTGGAATACAAACATTGGCAAATCTATGCTATAAGAAGGCAATCACTTTCACTCTGCATTGAAATGACTTTACACAAGCGTTAGCTGATAAAATGTAGCAGTACTGCATATCAACACCCACTGCTAAAAACAGactaacattttaaatatattctagTGGCATTTAGCAGATGAGACAAAATGTTTTGTTAACTTTGTATTTTAGCAGCAATTAAGCAAtgatacatgagagggagtgctataatgtgtgaCGAGGCCACAGTCTGAGTGCCTTAGATCACCACAGCAGtggcaatattacatgttatagcacgaacctcgagtgtattactgctattataccacagttctgttATCGCTGcgttttaaaagattttaagttgaAGAGGACAAGacaatacgatctgtttggttataaacactaaaagttaaaatagttccattgctgctctgtttataactgtgttgtttggcttgtaagcgctgtatcattgctaggttacctgtttgtggtggagtaatacagtgCGCGAACGGCTGATTAGGGCACTCACAAAACGCCTCTTAgctaatcacattgcagggtcggaaataactgtggtataatgtttgATAATTATACTCCTGTTATGCCATATAACCTAATATAGGCATGAGAGAGAATGACAACATGACTTCATTGATCTATATGCACATTTGTAAACAAACAGTCTTTAGCGATGTATACATTCAGTCCAGTAAATCAAGATCAGGGTCGATCTTATGACTATTATAACATTTATTCACAGCTTGAGTATCTGCAATTTGAACAAGCTACTTTCATTATTTGCGTGTAAAACCTGAGCATGTGTGTACCAAGCCTATGGCAAGgtactaaaatgtaaaattaaaaagttatttgAGTTATAAAGACTTATTTGAGATTCAGCCTTTGTGTTTAAAGTATAAAAATTAGTTGATTTCTCTGCAGCATTTAAGAAACAATTTTGCAAACCAGCAGGAAGCAGGAGATCAGTTCAGTTGGATCCTTCTCCATATTGAATATGccttaaatcagaaaaaaaggaaaaataacataaaaaaatgtatacacaaATTGAAAACAAAAGAATTTATTGTAGATCTAATTATTAGATTAGCATACTTACTTAAGTTGGATTGGAGTGTATTGTTAAATTCcttgtaataatattaaatactgcTTTTGGCTAGTACGGTACACAAAGTATAAAGAACTCTGATTGGAAGACAGAAATATAGGGATGTCCCCATAGTCATCTGAATTTTTAACAGGAaattttgttttgtcttgttatGCATAGATACCAAAAACATGGTCGATTCCACGCTATGCATTCCTTATTTTAAATGCTTGATTTTAATAATTACTCAAACCCATTCCCATAATCCCTACTTCTAAAAGTATTATGATAATGTCCATCCCGGAGAAACAGGGCTATGGATATCTATTTAAATGTTATACCGATACTTCTTTTGTTCTGACGATCTATTGATTTTCTGCAATATGAATTACTTATTTATTACTGTGCAAGGCTGTTCATACTCTGGAGGAAAACCCTTCAACAACATTAAAGGAGTTTAATATGAAaatgttaatacattttataaaaaatgtatgaagTTTTTGATTCAGAGcgtcttttcttgttttttctccattattataacttttctttttttgttgaactAAATCTAACCTTTTGAACAGTTTTATTTTATCCCGATCAGACTGTTAGATAGAGCGTAGCCGTATCGGACGTCTTCAGATTAGCTAACTGATCCAAAAAATGAGGAATCAGTCACTCACCCCTCTATAGTATTTGATTAATGGCACTGAACGCAGAGGAGACTCGTCAAAGATAAGTTCTTTATCAAAGGCTCTGTGATTGATTCTTCAACACAATACCATAACTTTCTGCCCATCTTCATTACGCCTGAAGTCTAATTGAAAAGGAAGATGGGTGATTAAAAAAAAGCGATGACACGGAGCAGGTGGTTAAAGGAGCGGAATCCCGCGTGTGTTTGTGGAGGAAAAAAGGCTATTTACACCTTTCCTAACCCTTTTGTTAATCCCGCTTTCAGATAAGGCCGGGGACCGAGGCTGGCCCAATCTTAATTAACATCTCCCTCTGAACCGTGTCAAAACAAGAGCGTTTAGCTGCAGTCTGGCTGCTGCCTGTCTGCTGAAGAGTGCCGCTGTCAGGTTCTGTTTCCAGCGCTGAAGCCTCGTGGGCTGCTCGTGTGCCTGACAGGCTCGGCGCCAAGAACACGGAGCTCTATTAGCAGAGCCCCCACCTGCCACCCCACCTTCCCCACCCACCAACCCACTTCCCCAATCGTCCCTCAGCACAAACCTCAGGATTTAACGTGCTGTCAGTCCAGCTTTGTGCGGTGTGGGTAAATTTGTTTTAGCTAGATGGCAAAAAGGTGTCTAGGATGAAAGCTATTAGCGAGACGTGGCGTCTGTCATCAGTCCACTGATTACTGCAGTCATGCGTTCGTGTGTGGAGATACAGACGGGCGAGAGAAGTCTCGGTTGGTTAAATGGCAGTCTATCAAAAACGGAAAACGTGCTATTTATTTTTGGTCCCTTTATTAATCTCCCCGGTGAGTCTGGCTGCGGTCTCTTTGCGCAGCTGTACATGCCTTATCCGCATGTCAGTAGTTTGTTTAATTTGACCTCTTGCTCTCAGGCCGTGAAATGGCAGTGTGTAATTGGCCAGTGAACTCGCGGTCTGTTAATATTTACTTAGTGCACCCTCAGATGAGTGCTGCCCCCTGCTGTTTGCTGCCAGTAATGGCGATCCTGATTGCCAGGGTGAAAGTGCTCTTTCTGTTTTGAAGAGTTACATTTTTTTCCTTCACGGAACAGCTCGCTCTCCTGCGTCCCGCGCTCACATTAACTGTCTCCCGCTGAGCGATTCTCAAGTACTAGGGACGCAATGTTGGACTAATGTCTCTAATTTGTGCCCATTCAGCCAGTGACTTCTCTCTGGCATAATCATTTTCCACCCTATTAGCAGAGGAGAATGGAGTGTAAGAGAAAAGACGCTGTCAGAGAGAAAGAAGCGACTGAACCTCTTGGCAGGTGATGCTAAATTAGAGAGGGTATTTCCACAACTGTGGAATAAAAACAGCTTTAATGTACAACAAGGGATTCAATTCAGTTTTATGTATGTAGTGCTCTTCCAGATATCGTATCGCATTTTTCGcagtataaggtgcacttaaaattattttattttcccagaaatcttcagtgcgccttataatccggtgcatgttatgtatatattaattctgccagtaaggttgtaaggagcagtaaagccactctgctgaagtacagagttatacaggagtttcagtttagttttccagcagtattagcattagctgctaacagcactaagcgctagctttttggccgttcagaggtgagttttatcgggctgtagcctgctgctaactttggctaacactgctgaagcagcattagcattagccactaactgtgctaagtgctagctctttggctgtttaCCATGTTAGAACAAGCTAGGACAAATGCTAGCTCAGGGTTCCCCAGTGTAGCACTATCGGGTGGCGTTAGCCGCTAaacgctagtggttagccgctaatgctaatactccagctttagtagaaatctgaaaatctaagcttactgtaaataattggaagctctttattcacccaaataaattgttttcaggagagaaatatgtgtagattaacatctagtgctagtttgacttgtctgactgatctaaaatgttttttttaaagaaataccattttgtttacttagcttagcttacaggtctcgccaccccgGTTCCTACTACCAGTGCCACATAAAATGAGCCtgataatccggtgcgctttataatgaaaaaaaaaaaacaaagaaaaacacagtatttatttttctgttaactTATCTAATCCCTTGCAGTTTGGTCTTGGAGCTGCACAATATGACTCAAAACTCTTATTATGCTCAAAAGACATGTCGATAGGTAGTTGGGGCTGGaccataatttaaaaacatttttctatcATGATTAACATCTTGTTGTGTCTCCTATAAATTCTTGAatttatttaagtgagtaaaggtacattaaactattaaaacataCAGCAAATGTAGCCTAGGGTTATAAGAGAGGGCAGAACGTTAGGCATACAGGGCAGGCATCCATAGCCTGGCAGTGCCAGTGTGAGATGATGTACAACAAAGGCGCTGGCTTTTGTACTGTTCATATGGGTTTAGGAAATATATCATATTAACTAAGAATATTAAGAAATATTGTTATATCAGTTTTGGTCCATAACATACACCCCTGTATGcaatacaaaaatatgttttccACAATTATAAACATTAGATTCTTTGTGATCTTTCACTGATTAAGCAATCCTCATTGAATTATATTGCGAGATGATTGGGAAAGGAAATTGTCGTGCTGCtcgttttattttaatgtttttgtggcATAATTTGCACAATGTGCTCTATGGTCAAATCCATATTCACACAAATGGCccattcagaatttttttttttttttttttttattattatttttttttataaatctcaCAGAATGTAAAAATGTGTAGCAGGTATATTACATCATGATATTTTTTTCCTTAGAAAATATATAGACGATAAAagattttgttgcagtaaaaattacaaaattattaaTACAAAAAAGGTGATATAGTAATTTTGGATGATATTGCTCAGCCCAACTTGCTCTTTGATCTTGTTAATTTTTCTTATCTGTTTCCATTTCTTTAAAAAGCTGCATCTTCAGTGATCTCACtgatttgattaattgattaattgaatgTAACTGGCTATTTTTTCTCCTCAGGTTCTAGCAGACGCTGTCTCCCGCCTTGTGGTGGACAAGTTCAGCGAGCTCACCGACAACTTCACGTCCCCTCACGCACGACGGAAAGTGCTGGCTGGGGTTGTCATGACAACAGGTAGGCTGTGCCTCTATGCACCGTCAAACACAACGCTAGGTGTTTCTCCATCCTCTACCTTTAAATACACTACATGCTGTGTTAATTCATCTGATCTGCTTGAAGGCACATGGTTATCATTAATATTAGATTACTAATTATTAGAAGTGCACTCGAGTGTATCTGTAGATTTGTAATTTTTATATCAATACATCTTTCTCAGTTTGAGAATCCTCATTTCAACATGTGAACCTTCAGCCATTAACAAGTGATTCACTAGTGGGTGAGAATCAGAGGTTAAACTGTGGGAGGTTCTTTTGTGCGTGCCAACAACATGAGAGCTATATCTATATGTGGGTGCAGAGGTAGTATTATTTCAGTACATTTGGCAAAAGTAAGCTGATACAATTTACAGAAATTGTTTTacctttatatacatatatacacattttttgattgtttggaccaattacaaaaaaaaaaaaaacgaggcagGCTATCATCCCCCATTACATACCAGATACATCAGATTATGCtggtatctactgtaactgtagattaactgtagatttcaaagaaaaataaaatataatttaaggttCATCTGTTCAACTAGTCTAATtaacaaaaacataataaaaacctGGGTTCCGAATTTGGTCCATACTGTGAAAATGGCTGGGGAAAAAATTGCAGTTTCATTGCAGATCTGGCTTCACAACTGCAagttatttttcacactataaattgcaccggattataaggcgcattatcaaaGAACATCCATTTTCATCTATTTCGTCTATTTTACTAGGTTAagtcacaccagattataaggcgcattatatgacactagtaaggaacaggggtgtacatttacagtaagtttagattcccaaatttccccagcagtaaggctggagcattagcattagccactaaccgctagagCGATCCAGAGTGTTCCGGAAACCaagggcgctattagctagcagttcgtctcacatagcttgttttaactagGAAAGAACTAGGGCTTAGCGTGCTGGAGCctcgatgctggagaaacttcactgaaacgaGTGAGTGgggtggagtgactttactgcctcttaattcctgactggtagaattcctaGTAGCTACCTGATTAGTGAccgtttttttttactggatatTCAAACTAGGTTgcctttgtattatttgtttttttatgttatagaATTGCTCTGGATGtaatgctgtaaaaaaataaaattaaaaataaattatggaATGTTGAATTAATAGAAGTGGTGTTGCTTTCGAGCTTTTGAATGTTGCTGTAGTGTAGCGCACATaataggaaaataataataaagtattgtATTCATTTCTATCAAATGATAAATCTGGAAAAAGCTTTTCTTGTCATTTAAATAACACAAATGAATGTATCTGTGGTTGTATCCAGGGTTACCCcagtttataagggatttatgtGAGGGAGCTATATCTGGTGATAAACACTGATCCTAGTTCAGCACTGTTACAGTTATTCTCAAATGCTAAATGCACATGTCTCAGCTCTGCTCTCTGCTGTGTCCTCAGGTACTGATGTGAAAGAGGCTCAGGTCATCTGCGTCTCCACAGGAACCAAGTGCATAAATGGCGAGTACATGAGTGACCGCGGCCTTGCGCTTAACGACTGCCATGCTGAGATCATCGCCCGCCGCTCACTCATCCGATACCTGTACATGCAGCTGGAGTTCTTCCTTAGGTAAGAAAGGTGAACATCTGAGCCACAGTGTGGTTAGACTGATGATGAGAGCTGCATTCAGAGTATACTTTTCTTTCTCACACAGTAACAACAAAGAGGAGCATCAAAACTCGATTTTCACGCGGTGTGAGAAACATGGCTACCGGCTGAAGGACAACGTTCAGTTTCACCTCTACATCAGCACGTCACCGTGCGGAGACGCTCGCATCTTCTCCCCGCACGAGGCAGGAGTCGAGGGTAAGAGCATTAGAACCAGTCCCTCACGAAATAACTTTCTGATCAATTTCTGattgtttattttacaatatattatctTACTGCTCACATTATGATTGTTTAAATAAGTTGTAAAtgttatgtttaatatgttttgcATGTTTAAAACCATTTCAAGGTAATAACTCAGCCTCTGTAGCAAATAATAACTGTTAGGAGACACACTCTTATTTGTTTAGCAGCGATTTCCCAGCCTTTTGGTTACAAATCAAAATTACAACAATGCTGGATTGACCTCCAatgaaaaaaactaagaaaaaaaactaGAGAAGTTGAGCATACAGTGGTTTTGGATGTTGCAATTTTTCGTCAATATAATGTTGGCTTCATTGtaccattataaaaaaaaagactaataataaacaaaatgtcaATTCCAGCTGCTTTCGTTCAACCAGATACATTTGTGGCCAGCTAGGATGCCGTGCACCTTTTTGTGCAATAAACCTCATAATTTCATATTTGATAATCTCATTAGAAAATGAGTTGAATTAGATGTATTAGATGAGGGAATAGGCAAATAGGAAATAGTGTAGCGCACCCTGGATATATTAAAAACTTTCTACACTACTGAATCAgctaaaacaaaataatgtattGAGTTCCTCCAATGAATGACAATTTATTAACAATTTTCCCCTTTTGAGAACAATCAGTTATTCTTACTTTTTATAATTatgaatttaaaattatttttttacacgtACATTTCTGCATTTAAAAAGGTGCTTAAAATGCAAGAACTTACAACAGTACAgcaaataactgatttctcccatATGGCAGAAATTGttacaatttttatttgtttgaattAACTGCAATAATTTCAGCATTAATCAGTAATAAATCTATTAAAGTCTAATAATAAGACACTAATAACATGCATTTCTATTTTAAGATCACAATTACAACAACTAATCAGCTGTGGCCTGTGTAATCCCCTGATAAGAGCAACCGTCTCCAGTTTTCAAGACTCCCAGAGAACCGGATCCAAGAAACAATgagagaaacagaggaagagCAACACTAGCTAGTATAGTTACAATCACATATGAAATGAATGAGAGGTGCTGAACAGAGGTAATCTGATCATACAGGGGAAAGGGTTTATGAGAGAGGCCAGTGACTAATGGGAAATGTGTGCAGGGTCCAGGGAGACACCTGATTGTTTTAGACAAATACAGGATGTAGAAGATATGAGAACATGACATCTCTTTCATCTCCCCTTAGCAGGATGACAGCTTTCCAGAGTGATTTATTCAACCCCTTGTTTGGAAATTAATTATCAAAGCCTAATAATTGAATTCATTTAAGCTCAGGATGTTTTCCCCTTGTGATCAGTCTCGTTTAATTAGAATTTCATTCAACTGTCTGCCCGTGTTTTGAAAATAAATTTCAATAGTCTTTTTAATTAGCCAgctttgtctcttttttcccctctgcGTCTGATTAATTCTGCTCGGCCAGTGTCATATGTGAATCATTGTGTGTTCAACTGCTTTCTATTGTGTGATGCACAATTACTCCGATGTGCATCATGGAGAATGCCGTGGTGGAACAGCATGCGCCGCACGTTCGCGGAAATTGTAAATGAGGAAGCTCGTTGTCTACGTTGCCAGTTCACTAATGTTAACAAACTGGGAGGTGATTGATTGGTCTGTTGTTTGGAATTCTTGGCTAACTCCTCTCTCCTTCATCATCAGACCAGGGAGACAGACACCCAAACAGAAAAGCCCGGGGTCAACTGAGGACTAAGATTGAGTCTGGAGAGGGAACCATCCCAGTGCGCTCCAGCAACACTATCCAGACGTGGGACGGTGTTCTTCAGGGGGAAAGACTCCTCACCATGTCCTGCAGTGACAAAATCGCCaggtaacatttaaaaaaaaaataaacaggttaATTTCCATACACTGCTAGAAAACAGTGTTGTTAGATAAGCTCTTTTAAGTCTAAATGCTTTTTGGCTCGCTTGGGGTGCAAGATCTTGTACATCCTCTTCTCTACGAGTTCTGAGAATTTTGGGATCAGACGATTTCAAAACAAATATCTGACTGGCCGATAATTTAACTAATCCTGGGAGCTGGTCAGATCAAATGATTcattttagcattagctgctagccgcagcgctagctctttcgctgctcagaggcgagtatattggactatagtctgcatgtttgccgtgttaaaacaacctacttgggacgaaccgctagctgatagcactctGGGTTActggaatactcagggttcctcagtctagtgctatcaggcagcatttacttcCCACTTGCGCTgcagttagtagctaatgctaatgctgcttcacccagccttagtgctggagaaacttcacagaaaaccaaaacaagacaaaatattggaaatctaagcttactgtaaataaacagatgcaCTTTACTAcccccaaataaatggttttcataagagaaatctgtgtagattaacgtccagcatgcgtttgactttgaaagatgttttttttttttttttgcagtttcccCCAGTTTACTCATTAGAAGGGGGCCACCCTTCCTCACTTCGATGTATGCATCCTCACTAATGTTgcttaatgctccttataatccggtgcgttaTATAATCTGGAAAATATGGTAGTATCATTGGTCAAGTTGAAGTGTAATCGTCCCATCTCTTAATAaatgtacactatattgccaaaagtattcactcacctaTCCAaatcaaatagttttttttttatattataacaaAGTTGAAGTGATTG from Astyanax mexicanus isolate ESR-SI-001 chromosome 11, AstMex3_surface, whole genome shotgun sequence encodes:
- the adarb1b gene encoding double-stranded RNA-specific editase 1 isoform X3; translated protein: MPEQLPNGGGGGGRKRPLEEGNNGHAHPKFRPKKRKKTPGPVLPKNALMQLNEIKPGLQYKLLSQTGPVHAPVFVMTVEVNGQLFEGSGPTKKKAKLNAAEKALRSFVQFPNASEAHLAMGRTLTVNTDFTSDQADFPDMLFNGFETPAPPEDPFYLGSNGNGSLNPLGEYTVPPAAGTNSLAQAPLPPPSSFSSSSSGKNPVMILNELRPGLKYEFVSESGESHAKNFVMSVTVDSQTFEGSGRNKKLAKARAAQAALSALFNMQLDQTPSRQPIPREGLQLHLPQVLADAVSRLVVDKFSELTDNFTSPHARRKVLAGVVMTTGTDVKEAQVICVSTGTKCINGEYMSDRGLALNDCHAEIIARRSLIRYLYMQLEFFLSNNKEEHQNSIFTRCEKHGYRLKDNVQFHLYISTSPCGDARIFSPHEAGVEDQGDRHPNRKARGQLRTKIESGEGTIPVRSSNTIQTWDGVLQGERLLTMSCSDKIARWNVVGIQGSLMSYFTEPIYFSSIILGSLYHADHLSRAMYQRIADIEDLPQQFTLNRPLLSGISNAEARQPGKAPNFSVNWTIADQGLEVINATTGKDDMGRPSRLCKHALYSRWVRLHSKLSSTLRIKMSKPSSYHEAKQAAVEYHSAKQTLIKAFQKAGLGAWVKKPIEQDQFSLNS
- the adarb1b gene encoding double-stranded RNA-specific editase 1 isoform X1, whose product is MALLLDCPPCLGAYYCLMRTRVKRRRKKRSERKGIAGVRQARGQQKLFTMDVDEEENMSSCSTDVKENRNLDNVSSKEGTGMPEQLPNGGGGGGRKRPLEEGNNGHAHPKFRPKKRKKTPGPVLPKNALMQLNEIKPGLQYKLLSQTGPVHAPVFVMTVEVNGQLFEGSGPTKKKAKLNAAEKALRSFVQFPNASEAHLAMGRTLTVNTDFTSDQADFPDMLFNGFETPAPPEDPFYLGSNGNGSLNPLGEYTVPPAAGTNSLAQAPLPPPSSFSSSSSGKNPVMILNELRPGLKYEFVSESGESHAKNFVMSVTVDSQTFEGSGRNKKLAKARAAQAALSALFNMQLDQTPSRQPIPREGLQLHLPQVLADAVSRLVVDKFSELTDNFTSPHARRKVLAGVVMTTGTDVKEAQVICVSTGTKCINGEYMSDRGLALNDCHAEIIARRSLIRYLYMQLEFFLSNNKEEHQNSIFTRCEKHGYRLKDNVQFHLYISTSPCGDARIFSPHEAGVEDQGDRHPNRKARGQLRTKIESGEGTIPVRSSNTIQTWDGVLQGERLLTMSCSDKIARWNVVGIQGSLMSYFTEPIYFSSIILGSLYHADHLSRAMYQRIADIEDLPQQFTLNRPLLSGISNAEARQPGKAPNFSVNWTIADQGLEVINATTGKDDMGRPSRLCKHALYSRWVRLHSKLSSTLRIKMSKPSSYHEAKQAAVEYHSAKQTLIKAFQKAGLGAWVKKPIEQDQFSLNS
- the adarb1b gene encoding double-stranded RNA-specific editase 1 isoform X2; the encoded protein is MDVDEEENMSSCSTDVKENRNLDNVSSKEGTGMPEQLPNGGGGGGRKRPLEEGNNGHAHPKFRPKKRKKTPGPVLPKNALMQLNEIKPGLQYKLLSQTGPVHAPVFVMTVEVNGQLFEGSGPTKKKAKLNAAEKALRSFVQFPNASEAHLAMGRTLTVNTDFTSDQADFPDMLFNGFETPAPPEDPFYLGSNGNGSLNPLGEYTVPPAAGTNSLAQAPLPPPSSFSSSSSGKNPVMILNELRPGLKYEFVSESGESHAKNFVMSVTVDSQTFEGSGRNKKLAKARAAQAALSALFNMQLDQTPSRQPIPREGLQLHLPQVLADAVSRLVVDKFSELTDNFTSPHARRKVLAGVVMTTGTDVKEAQVICVSTGTKCINGEYMSDRGLALNDCHAEIIARRSLIRYLYMQLEFFLSNNKEEHQNSIFTRCEKHGYRLKDNVQFHLYISTSPCGDARIFSPHEAGVEDQGDRHPNRKARGQLRTKIESGEGTIPVRSSNTIQTWDGVLQGERLLTMSCSDKIARWNVVGIQGSLMSYFTEPIYFSSIILGSLYHADHLSRAMYQRIADIEDLPQQFTLNRPLLSGISNAEARQPGKAPNFSVNWTIADQGLEVINATTGKDDMGRPSRLCKHALYSRWVRLHSKLSSTLRIKMSKPSSYHEAKQAAVEYHSAKQTLIKAFQKAGLGAWVKKPIEQDQFSLNS